The Pseudomonas sp. HOU2 DNA window AATACCCACTTCGATAATTCACCCAGACCGAACCACGCGGTGAGCAGTGGCACCCAGGCGAAAATCGCAATCTGGCGAATGGCGGCGAGGGTCGGGCCGAGCAGCCGTTCGCTGATCTTCGACAGACCCAGCAGCAAGCCAAGGGTGAAACCGAGGCCGCCACCCAGTAACAGACCGCCAAGGGTACGACCGAGGCTCAGGGCCATGCCGCTGATCAGCGTGCCATCGAGCAGACCGTTTTTTGCCGTTTGCAAGACTGCCAGCGGGCTGACCAGGATATTAGCGTCGATCCATTGCTGATCGCTCGCCACCTGCCACAAACCGATCATGCCCAGTGGCACCAGCCACGGTTGCACTCGCTGCCAGCCTTCATAACGCGGACCACGGCGAATTTCTGCGGTGGCGGGGTGCGGCCAGTGCACCAGTTTGCGGTCGAGCCAACCGATACCGCGATCCATCGCCACGCCGAGCAGACCGATGACAGCGATGCACACGAACACGATGTCGAGCATGAACAGTTGCCGTGCCCAGACCATCAGGTAGCCGATGCCTTCGCTGGACGCCAGCAGCTCCACCGCCAGCAATGAAGTCCAGCCAGCGGCCAGGGCCAGACGCACGCCGGCCATGAACGCCGGCAGCGCGGCCGGCAACACCAGACGCCGGATCAGCAGGTAGGGAGGCAGGCGCAACACGGAGGCGGCTTCGCGCAGTTTCGGCTGCGCATCACGCACACCGACCAGGGTGTGCAGCGTCACCGGCACCACGATGGCCTTGATCAGCACCACCAGTTTCAACACTTCGCCGATGCCGAAAAACACCATGAACA harbors:
- a CDS encoding ABC transporter permease produces the protein MARDSLLSLPLPAPPLKSRRQWPSLNQRLLPWLLPISLFALWWLAARNQWMSEQILPAPSLVWNSAIELAHGELWSHLWISLQRLLWGLLAGISAGAVLGAALGFSRRLERLIFPTFAGLAQVPTLAWIPLFMVFFGIGEVLKLVVLIKAIVVPVTLHTLVGVRDAQPKLREAASVLRLPPYLLIRRLVLPAALPAFMAGVRLALAAGWTSLLAVELLASSEGIGYLMVWARQLFMLDIVFVCIAVIGLLGVAMDRGIGWLDRKLVHWPHPATAEIRRGPRYEGWQRVQPWLVPLGMIGLWQVASDQQWIDANILVSPLAVLQTAKNGLLDGTLISGMALSLGRTLGGLLLGGGLGFTLGLLLGLSKISERLLGPTLAAIRQIAIFAWVPLLTAWFGLGELSKWVFVALAAFFPLFIATQRSVANLSPQLNEAAQVLRLSLGQRLRRLVLPGAAPGIFAGLRLSLIYAWLGTIGAEYFMPSNGGIGSQMIGAQQLLRMDLIMAGMLLVGLTGALLNLIGQRLEIRATRWRHA